The DNA segment GGCGGTGCGCTCAACAACCGCGTGGCCTGGACCTATGACGCCCGCGGGCGGGTGACGCAGGAAAGCCGGGTCATCAACGGCACGGGCGGCGGCACGTTCGTGACGCAGTGGGGGTATGACTCGGCGGATCGGCCGATGTGGCAGAAATACCCGGGCGGCAACGGCGGGCAGATCGGCGAGCAGGTCAGCTACGCGTACACGGCGCAGGGCTTGCTGAAGAGCGTCAGCGGCTGGAACACCTATGTGGGCGACACGTTCTACAACGTGCGCGGGCAGGTGACGGAACGCCGACTGGGCAGCACGACGGGGGTGGTAAAGCAACAATATGCCTACAGTGCGGCCGAGAACTTCCGCCTGGTCAGCCTGAAGGCGGGTACGAGTCCGAACTACGACAACCAGCAGAAGATCAGCTACACCTACGACGACGATGGCAACATCCAGGCTATTGCCGATGCAGCGGCGTATGGCGGCAGCCAAACCCAGGCCTTCGCCTACGACACCCTGGATCGCCTGAGCACAGCCCAGGCCAACGGCTTGACCGCCTACGGTGGCTACACCCAACGCAGCTATGCCTACAACAATGCAGGCAACATCGCCAATTTCGAGGGCGCGGCCTTGACCTATCAGAACGGTGCGCACAAGCACGCGGTGACGCACATCGGCGGCGTGCAGAAATACTGGTACGATGCCAACGGGAACGCGACGCGGCGGGTCAACGGCAGCCAGGACATCACGCTGACCTACGACGCTGAGAATCGGCTGACCGGCATGAGCGGCCGCGTGACCTCCAGCTACGTCTACGACGGGGACGGCAACCGGGTCAAAGAGACCATCAGCGGCGTCACGCGGGTCTTCGTGGGCAACACTTACGAAGTAGACAACGGGACGGTCAAGAAGTATTACTATGCGGGCAATGTGCGCGTGGCCGAGAGCAGCGGCGGCACGCTCTACTATCTGCTGGGCGACCATCTGGGTTCGCAGGCGTTGACACTGACCAGCGCCGGTGCGCGGCTCAACACGAACACCGAGCTGCGCTACTATCCGTATGGCAGCACCCGCTACAACGCGAACAACCAGCTCACCACCTACCGCTTCACCGGACAACGTTGGGACAGCGGCACCGCCTTGTATTTCTATCAGTCCCGCTGGTACGACCCGATCATCGGGCGATTCCTGGCCGCGGATACGATCGTTCCTCAGCCGCAAAATCCGCAGAATCTGAACCGGTACAGCTACGTCGGGAATCAACCACTGACGTCAGCATAATGCACCTCAAGTGAGTGTGGGATTGGGGATGGGTTGGGGTGGCCGCTGGATGTACCAGCGCCAGACGTGATTGTGCCAGATGCGATAGGTGAGCAGGGAACCCGCTTGCACCTGCTGGCGAATCTGCTCAGGACTGAGGCCCAGGGCGGACGGTGCGTCGGCCTCGAGGATCAAATCCGGGGTCAGGGGTGCGGCGCCGCTGTAGCGGTGGTGATCCGCCTCTGTCAGGCGCACCCAGAGCGGGGCATGGGGTTGACGCTGTTCACCCACCAGTCGGCCGCGGCGATACCAGTCGCAGATCATGCCCGGCGAGACGTTGAGTTGTTGCGCCGCCTCGGCTGCCGAGAACAACCCATCTCCACGCGGGCCGGGTTGCCTGGCGTAGGGGCCGCACGCGGTGGGGATGCGATATTTGATGCGCGTCTGACGCACGTTCTCCTTCGTCCAGGCGTGATGCGTCGCCGTCTGCCGCCCTTCGGCGTTCAGGATTTCGGCGATCCGATAGTCCGGCTCCGTCGCGGCAAGCTCCCGTAGCCGAGCCAGTACCGGTTGGGGCGTGCGACAGCCGGGACGCGGGCGTGGGACTGTCACCTCGGTGGCGGCGCCGGTCTGCCACAGCACCTGGATGCGGGTAAAGCCAACCTGACTGAAGCTGTCGAGGGTCACGGTTTTGATCAGGCAGCGCAGCAGGCGTTTGCGGTCGGCGTTCGTTGTGGTCGGGGCATGCCAGAGGGCAGGCAGATCTGCGGCCAGACGGCGGATTTGTGCCTGTTCAGCGCTGCTGAGTGGCAGAGGCGCTGCGGCTTGCAGTTCGGTCCAGGCCCGCTCGACTGTCTGAACCGCGACGAGTTGTTCTTCCCACCGTCGTTCCAACTCGGCAGCGACCAGGCGGTTGTCTGGGTCCACCTGTTCGTAGCGCCGACGGGCGAGGGTGGCCTCGTAGCGGGCGTGTTCCAGACGCTCCAGCCAATGGCGCTGTAACTGTTGACGTTCAGCCTCGGCCTGTTGGCTGGCCACCAATGCCAATTCGAGTTGAGCCGGTTGCACGGCGGCTAACAGAAGCTCGGTGACGGCGGCATCCACGTGCGTCACGCCGAAACGTTGGCAGCGAGGCTGGGCCAGGGCTTGGCTGAGCGCCTCGCAGACGTAGATCGGCTTGTTGCGGTAACGCGGGCGCAGCGGGCGGCCACAGCGAGCGCACAAGACGATGCCTTGCAGCAAGGCCAACCCTTCCCGCGCCGGTCCGGCGGCAGCCATGGGCGCCAACTGACGATTTTCGGCCAGTTGTTTTTGATTCTCCTGGTACTCAGCCCAGGTGATGTAGCCCTCGTGGGCGTCGGGTTTGAGCACAATCCATTTTTCCTGCGGCAAGCGCTGCCGGCGCACTTTGCCCTGACTGCCCGGCAGGTGTTGACCCTGCGTACGGCCATAGGCATAGGCGCCAGCATAGATGGGGCGTTTCAAGATCTGGTAGATGGCGGTGAAATCGGCGGGCCGCCACGCCACCAGGCGCCCCCCTAACCCATCAGATGTCAGGTACGGCAGGGTCAGTTGGTGGTCGCGGCAGTAGTGCAGGATACGGTGCGCACTGCCCAATTGGCGAAAGAGCGCAAAGACCAGGCGGATGGCGTCCTGCACCTGGCGGTCGGCGGTCAGCACGACTCGGCCATCTGCAAGCCGATCATACCCCACCGGCAGACGTAAGGCAAGTTCGCCGCGCCTGGCTTTGTTGAAGAGGGCGGCAGTCAGGTGGGTGCGCATGTTGTACCACTGGGCTTCCGCAAAGGTGCCCTTGAGGCCGAGCAGCAGACGGTCATCGAACAGGCGCGGGTCGTAGATTCCGGCGGAATCGGAGATCAGGGTGGCGCAGAGAGAGGCCAGATCGAGAAGCCTATACCAGTCAGCGCAGTTGCGGGCCAGGCGCGAGACATCGGTGACCAAAATGATGCCAACCTGGGCGAGGCCAACGGCGGTAACCAACGTCTGAAAGCCGGTCCGCTCGGCG comes from the Candidatus Amarolinea dominans genome and includes:
- a CDS encoding recombinase family protein produces the protein MTSPTKIQPGHLARQAVVYIRQSTPGQVKEHLESQDLQYQLAQRAVSLGWPTEQVQIIDDDLGKSGISSAERTGFQTLVTAVGLAQVGIILVTDVSRLARNCADWYRLLDLASLCATLISDSAGIYDPRLFDDRLLLGLKGTFAEAQWYNMRTHLTAALFNKARRGELALRLPVGYDRLADGRVVLTADRQVQDAIRLVFALFRQLGSAHRILHYCRDHQLTLPYLTSDGLGGRLVAWRPADFTAIYQILKRPIYAGAYAYGRTQGQHLPGSQGKVRRQRLPQEKWIVLKPDAHEGYITWAEYQENQKQLAENRQLAPMAAAGPAREGLALLQGIVLCARCGRPLRPRYRNKPIYVCEALSQALAQPRCQRFGVTHVDAAVTELLLAAVQPAQLELALVASQQAEAERQQLQRHWLERLEHARYEATLARRRYEQVDPDNRLVAAELERRWEEQLVAVQTVERAWTELQAAAPLPLSSAEQAQIRRLAADLPALWHAPTTTNADRKRLLRCLIKTVTLDSFSQVGFTRIQVLWQTGAATEVTVPRPRPGCRTPQPVLARLRELAATEPDYRIAEILNAEGRQTATHHAWTKENVRQTRIKYRIPTACGPYARQPGPRGDGLFSAAEAAQQLNVSPGMICDWYRRGRLVGEQRQPHAPLWVRLTEADHHRYSGAAPLTPDLILEADAPSALGLSPEQIRQQVQAGSLLTYRIWHNHVWRWYIQRPPQPIPNPTLT